One window of the Clostridium sp. MB40-C1 genome contains the following:
- the xseA gene encoding exodeoxyribonuclease VII large subunit produces MYIKTLTVSQLNSYIKKVVDNDFILRNACVKGEISNLKLHSSGHMYFSLKDEYGKINCIMFRSSVNALNFCPEEGEKVLIKGRVSVYSKEGLYQFYCEEMEKDGVGELYMAFLKLKEKLSNEGIFDEIYKKNIPNYPKKIGVITSPTGAAIRDIINVIKRRNSRLDILIYPSLVQGEKASEDIIKGIEYFDNREDIDTIILARGGGAIEELWVFNNEALAYSIYNCSTPIISGVGHETDITICDFVSDLRAPTPSAAAEVASFNLYDTNVKIKSYKDILKYEIQKKIDEKCRELKLLENKLKLHNPTNYIANQYIKIDNLKQNLTYKINSKIDFEKGRLVKVNSLLNAHNPLNVLNKGYAVIQDKNNNVISSTKDIQRLKQLKIVLKDGTVNLNVDKVEEVK; encoded by the coding sequence ATGTATATTAAAACATTAACAGTTTCTCAGCTTAATAGCTATATAAAAAAAGTTGTAGACAATGATTTTATATTAAGAAATGCTTGTGTTAAAGGTGAAATTTCAAATTTAAAACTTCATAGCAGTGGACATATGTATTTTTCTTTAAAAGATGAATATGGGAAAATAAACTGTATTATGTTTAGATCTTCTGTTAATGCATTGAATTTTTGTCCTGAAGAAGGTGAAAAAGTATTAATTAAAGGAAGAGTCTCAGTATATTCTAAAGAAGGATTATATCAATTCTATTGTGAAGAAATGGAGAAAGATGGTGTAGGAGAGCTTTATATGGCTTTCCTAAAATTAAAAGAAAAGCTTTCTAATGAAGGTATATTTGATGAAATATACAAAAAAAATATACCAAATTATCCTAAAAAAATAGGGGTTATAACTTCTCCAACAGGAGCTGCTATTCGGGATATTATAAATGTGATAAAAAGAAGAAATTCTAGATTAGACATATTGATATATCCATCCCTGGTTCAAGGTGAAAAAGCAAGCGAAGATATTATAAAAGGTATAGAATATTTCGATAACCGAGAAGATATTGATACTATTATATTAGCTAGAGGTGGAGGAGCTATAGAAGAGCTTTGGGTTTTTAATAATGAAGCTTTGGCATATTCTATATATAATTGTAGCACACCTATAATTAGTGGAGTAGGACATGAAACAGATATTACAATTTGTGATTTTGTAAGTGACCTTAGGGCACCTACTCCTTCAGCGGCTGCAGAGGTTGCGTCATTTAATCTTTACGATACTAATGTCAAAATTAAGAGTTATAAAGATATACTAAAATATGAGATACAAAAGAAAATAGATGAAAAATGTAGAGAGTTAAAATTATTAGAAAATAAACTAAAACTTCATAATCCAACTAACTATATAGCTAATCAATACATAAAAATAGATAATTTAAAGCAAAACCTTACATACAAAATCAATTCTAAAATTGATTTTGAAAAAGGGCGTTTAGTTAAAGTAAATTCTCTTTTAAATGCTCATAATCCTTTAAATGTATTAAATAAAGGATATGCAGTTATTCAAGATAAAAATAATAACGTTATAAGTAGTACAAAGGATATACAAAGATTGAAACAACTAAAAATTGTTTTGAAAGATGGAACAGTTAATTTAAATGTTGATAAGGTGGAAGAGGTAAAATAA
- a CDS encoding exodeoxyribonuclease VII small subunit, with protein sequence MPKKKESYETLIEKVESIIETMEKEEISLENSIKNYEEGINICNKLYKILNEAEGKIKIVTDQGEKEFIKVDE encoded by the coding sequence ATGCCTAAAAAAAAGGAATCCTACGAGACTTTAATAGAAAAAGTAGAGAGTATTATAGAAACAATGGAAAAGGAAGAGATATCTTTGGAAAATTCTATTAAGAATTATGAAGAAGGCATAAATATATGTAATAAGCTATATAAAATTCTTAATGAAGCAGAGGGTAAAATAAAGATTGTTACAGATCAAGGAGAAAAAGAATTTATAAAGGTTGATGAGTGA